A stretch of DNA from Asticcacaulis sp.:
CAAGGGGCAAAAGGTGTTTGAAGGCACGCTGAAAGAGGCGCGGGCCGCCGCGCCGCGTCATCTCGACCTGGAGGGGGCTTTGAGCGAGGCCGAGCTTTTGAGCCTGCCGGGGATTGCCTCGGTGGCCGATATGGGAGCGGCGGCGGACGGCGCGCACCTGTGGCAATGCCATTTGCAGGCCGGGCATACGGCCCATGAGGCGCTTAAAGCGGCCTTCCTGCGCGGACTGGATGTGCGGCGGTTCGAGGCGAAGGAGCCCAGCCTGCATGAAGCCTTCATCGTCTTGACAGGGGGTAACCATGAATAAGACCTTCCTGATCGCCCGGCGCGAATATCTCGCCTTTGTGCGCACGGTCGGCTTCTGGCTGTCCATGCTGACCCTGCCGCTGATCATCGGCGGCAGCATCTTCATTCCGCTGCTGATGCGCCATTCAGCGCCTGTGGAGACGGTGGCGGTACTCGATTTGACGGGCGATCATATCGAAGGCGCGGTGGTCGAGGCTATTCGTGCCCATATGCCGAAGCCGGGAGCGGATGGCCTGCTGGATAGCGGCGGGTTGCAGCCGGTGGCCCTGCCGGCGGGCCTCTCGCCGGATATGTCGGTTGCGGCGGCCGAGGCAAAGATGCCGCAGGCGCTGGCGGCGGGGCCGGCCAGCACGATCATTGTGGCGACAGACAGTGGCGATAAGTTGCACTTCCGGCTCTGGTCGGTGGATGGCCACAAGGGCCGGGTGGAGGATCAGATCCTGTGGGACCTGCATGGCCTGCAATATTACAAGCTGGCGGGGATGCACGGCATTGATCATGGTCTGGCGCACGATATGCGCGAGTCGCGCGCTGATATTATCAGCCTGACCCCGGCCAGTGCGGCGGGTGCGAAAAAGGACGACCTGGCCGCCGGTGTGCGCGAAAATGGCGGCAAGTTCATCGGCATTGCCATCAGCTACCTGACCTGGATCGCCATTTTTTCGTCGTCCATGATCCTGCTGGGCTCGGTGATCGAGGAGAAGGCCAGCAAGGTGCTGGAGGTGCTGCTGGCCTCGGCCTCGGCTGAAAGTCTGCTGATCGGCAAGGTGCTGGCCGTGGCCGCGGTACTGATGACGGTGTGGGGGCTGTGGGGACTGACGGCGTTCGGGGTGGCCTCGTTCGGCATCAGCAACCTGCCGCCTGAGACGGTGCGCGATGTCATGGGGGCGCTGACCGCCGTTTTCAGCCCTCTGCACATTGCCCTGCTGCTGGCCTATTTCCTCGGCGGCTATCTGATGTTCGGCGTGTTTTTCGCGGCGATCGGGGCCTTCTGCGAGACCCAGAAGGATGCTCAGGCGATCATCGGGCCGATGACCATGATCATGATGATCCCCATGATCACCATGCAGGTGGCTTTTACCTCGCCGGACTTGCCGATGCTGAAGTACATGTCGTGGTTCCCGCTGTTCACGCCGTTCCTGATGCCGCTGCGGCTTTCGCAAGGTTTGCCGTGGTATGAGATCGCCGGAACACTCGCCGGCATGGGCGTGGTGGGGCTGATCATGATCAGTGTCGGGCGGCGGGCTTTCAAGGTGGGGGCGCTGACCGGTGGCAAGCTGAGCTGGGGCGCGCTGTTCCGCATCGCCACGCAGAAATCTGCCAATGGATAAACAAAACCCCCGGCGCACAGGCACCGGGGGTTTTTTCGCATCTGCCGGCCTGTGGGGGGATAAGGCCGGGAGATCTGATTGGCAGCTTATCGGCGTGGCTTATTGGCCGGCGCTGGAGGTGCTGCTGGATTCGCTGCTCGAAGACGTGGCAGTGACGGTGCCGTCGGCGGCGACCGAGGTGGAGGTCGATTCCGAGGCGGAGGCGGTGGTCGAGGCATCGGCCGAGACGCTGGTCGATGTCGTGGCGGTGGCCGTGGCGGCGCTGGCGTCGGCGGCAGGGGTTTCCTGGGCGATGGAGATCAGTGGGGCAACGCCGAGGGCAGCGACAAAACCGGCGGCGGCGATGATGCGAACGGAAGCTTTCATGGGTAATTACTTTCTCTGTAGGGGAGGAATTACTTGGGTTGATGAAGTTTTGTATAATTTTATACAAAACTGTAAACGCCGAAGCTTCTCGTCAGAGAGGGGTTGCTTTCGACAGGTGTGAAAATTCTGTAAGATTGGGGCGCAAATTTGTCGCCTCTGAGGTGTATTTGTGAAAGTTAGCGAATTTTAACGGTTGTTTATTTAATCCTTATTTTTATCCGTGCTGATCGTAATGCATTGCTTATAAGCCTGTGCCCGCCAGGTTGGCCTGACGGGCACATCTGTTATTTCACAGTCGCCGGATCGGGCGTGAGCGGATCACTGGCCGATGGCGGGCCTGAGTCGGCGGGCGGAGGCATCATGGCCGGATCGGGATTCACAGGCGGCGTTGCTGCCGGATCCGAAGGTGGCGTATCCGGTAGGGGCGGGGAGCTGGTCATGGCATCCGCCGGCATCGCATCAGCCGGCACGGGGCCGTTGCCCAGGGCGGCCGCCTTGGCGGCTTCCTGCTGGTTGAGCGCATTACTGCTGGCCGGGTTCAGCGGGTCATTGGCATGATCGCCCGCCGCCACGGCTCGCTCATGCTCGCGTTGGAGTTGGGCGGCGTGTTCGGGCGTGCCGGGTGCAGGCGGAGCGGTCTTTTCCTGCGTCGGGCCCGTGGGTGTGGGGACGACCGCCGCATCTTGCGCCGAGGCGGAGAGGGACAGCAGGCCGCCCAACAGGACGGCCACCGGGATACAGGTTCTGGCATATTTCATGACGATTACCTCTTGAGGTTACTTATTTTCGACATCAGCCTTGAGGTCGGCACTGGGCATCGGCGCTGACGCTGGTATTGCCGGCGGCATTGACCGCGCCGGCTGCCGTATCCTTCACCTGACCGGTGACGGTGCGGGCATCCTGGCGGACAGTGTTGACCGTGGAGCCGACCGCGCCCGTGACGGCGCCGGGATTGACCCGGGCACTGGCATTGCCGTCGGCGGAAGCCTGGCCGGCGACGCTGTCCGGGCTGGCGGATAGGCCGCCGGTTGCGTTTGCAGCGCCATCCACGCGGGCGGCACCCTTGGCCTCGCTGACTGTGTCATTCGTCTGGCGGTGAAGCGTATCGACGTCCCGGCGGATATCTCCGGCCGCGCCATCGACCGTTTGCGTGGCGCCGCCGAGATCGGTTTGGGCGCCTAGGCCGGCATTGCCCTGGGCTTGGCCGGTCAGGCCACCGACAGCGCCGCCAACGGACCCGCTAAGGTTGCCGCTGCCGCCCAGAATCTGGGCGCTGGCGGCCAGCGGCGACAGGCCGAGGCCGGCGGCCAGGGTGACGATGGCGGTGGTTTGGAGTACGGATTTCAACATGGGTTCGCCTTTCCTGCGATTAATTGAAGTGCCGGCAGTCTCGGGCGGCGTTCGGGCGTCAATGCGGCAGGAAAGTAAGGGCGGAATGTCCTGTTTCAGGCGGATATATAAAGAGCGCTTATATTTTTGGCTTTAATCGCCTGCAGGCATGAAAAAGCCCCGGTCGGAAAACCGGGGCTTAAAAGTCGTTCAGGGTAGAGGCTTAGTAGACGTCGTAGAAGACATCCAGGATTTCGCCTGACGACAGATCGACCAGAACGACATCGCGGCCGACGAAGAAGTAGGCGCAGTCATAGGGCGGGGTCGGCAGGCCGTATGACAGGTAGTCGTAGATGCGGTAGTCGTAGAAATAGTCCGGCAGGTATTCGCCCGATGTCCAGCGGTGGCCATACCACTGGTTGGGCACGCGGTAATAGCCATAGCTCGGCGCGAAGTAGTAGCCGAAGCGGATGCCGGAATAGCCGCTGAAGCGATGATCGCGGCGATAATCGAAATGGTGGTCGCGGCCGCGATTCCAGTCACGATCACGGTCGCGGTCCCAGTCATGGTCACGGCCGCCGCCGTTCCAGTTACCGTTGTGGCTGCCAGTGTGCCCGCCATTCCAGTTGCCGCCGTTATTGCCGTTCCAGCTTCCGCCGCCATTATGGCTGCCGCCGTGGTCATTATCCCGACCGCCATGATCGTTGTCACGGCCGCCATTATGGTTGCCGTTCCAGCCGCCATTGCCACCGGAGCCGCCGCTATGGTTCCCGCCATGATTGCCGGAGCCACCGGACTGGGCGCCGCCATTACCGCCTGACTGTCCGGGCCGATTGCCGCCATTCCAGTCATGATCGCGTCCGCCGCCGGACTGATCAGGACGATTGCCACCCTGCCACTGACCGGCATTGCCGCCGGAGGGGCGATCATTGCCGCGATAGCCGCCATTGTCATTATGGCGCTGACGGTTCATGCCGCTGTTCGAAGTCTGGGCGTTGTTGAATGCCGGACGGTTGTAGGATTGGCCGCTGCTGCGGGCGGGCGGGGCCGGTCTTGCCGCAGGCGCAGGCCGGGCGGCCGGCGCGGGACGAGCCACGGGGGCGGGCGGATTGCTGGTGTTGTCGTTCCTGGACTGGCCGCCGCCGCGGTTTCCGCCATTGTCCCGATTACCGCCGCCGCGGTTAAAGCCGCTGTTGCTGTCGCGGTCGCGGGCTTCGGCGAAGCTGGGCGCCATGGCCGCGCCGGTCATCAGCACAAGCGCCAGGCCGGAAACAGCCAGGTTGGCCAACTTTCTGTTCATTTTCATCCTCACTTGTCTATGCAGATCATCCCCAAAACGACAGGATATGCGGATCTGAGACGCGCGGCGATAAAAATTATCGCGTTGATGCCTTTATGACAGAATGACCCTGAACTGAAGCTGAACAAAACATGTCAGGGTTGAGACGGATTGTGGCCAGACTCCGACGTTAAAAGACGGTTTATTTGGGTGCCTGAACTGATGGTGCGGATGAGT
This window harbors:
- a CDS encoding ABC transporter permease, coding for MNKTFLIARREYLAFVRTVGFWLSMLTLPLIIGGSIFIPLLMRHSAPVETVAVLDLTGDHIEGAVVEAIRAHMPKPGADGLLDSGGLQPVALPAGLSPDMSVAAAEAKMPQALAAGPASTIIVATDSGDKLHFRLWSVDGHKGRVEDQILWDLHGLQYYKLAGMHGIDHGLAHDMRESRADIISLTPASAAGAKKDDLAAGVRENGGKFIGIAISYLTWIAIFSSSMILLGSVIEEKASKVLEVLLASASAESLLIGKVLAVAAVLMTVWGLWGLTAFGVASFGISNLPPETVRDVMGALTAVFSPLHIALLLAYFLGGYLMFGVFFAAIGAFCETQKDAQAIIGPMTMIMMIPMITMQVAFTSPDLPMLKYMSWFPLFTPFLMPLRLSQGLPWYEIAGTLAGMGVVGLIMISVGRRAFKVGALTGGKLSWGALFRIATQKSANG
- a CDS encoding RcnB family protein — its product is MNRKLANLAVSGLALVLMTGAAMAPSFAEARDRDSNSGFNRGGGNRDNGGNRGGGQSRNDNTSNPPAPVARPAPAARPAPAARPAPPARSSGQSYNRPAFNNAQTSNSGMNRQRHNDNGGYRGNDRPSGGNAGQWQGGNRPDQSGGGRDHDWNGGNRPGQSGGNGGAQSGGSGNHGGNHSGGSGGNGGWNGNHNGGRDNDHGGRDNDHGGSHNGGGSWNGNNGGNWNGGHTGSHNGNWNGGGRDHDWDRDRDRDWNRGRDHHFDYRRDHRFSGYSGIRFGYYFAPSYGYYRVPNQWYGHRWTSGEYLPDYFYDYRIYDYLSYGLPTPPYDCAYFFVGRDVVLVDLSSGEILDVFYDVY